One segment of Erigeron canadensis isolate Cc75 chromosome 2, C_canadensis_v1, whole genome shotgun sequence DNA contains the following:
- the LOC122587774 gene encoding uncharacterized protein LOC122587774 — MGFGKKRIAWIKACLNSARASVLVNESPTKEFDIQRRLRQGDPMGPFLFIIAMEGLHVAFDNLVKNGLLCGAKIKQSKNNLNLASNALGVFYAISGLKINFQKSSIIGVSVSHDEVCHLASLIGCKSESLPFKYLGIPMGGTSKRISFWEPIITKFKKRLSSWKANPISIGGRTTLDKAVLGSLVIAGLGGASLESSESESLSSSVLFSG; from the exons ATGGGATTTGGTAAGAAACGGATTGCATGGATAAAGGCTTGCCTCAATTCTGCTAGAGCATCAGTCTTAGTCAATGAAAGCCCCACTAAAGAATTTGATATTCAACGTAGATTACGCCAAGGTGATCCAATGGgaccttttctttttatcattGCTATGGAAGGTTTGCATGTTGCTTTTGACAATCTAGTCAAAAATGGTCTTCTTTGTGGTGCTAAGATCAAACAG TCGAAGAACAATCTTAATCTTGCTTCCAATGCCCTCGGAGTTTTTTACGCTATTTCAggtctcaaaattaatttccagAAGTCGTCGATTATTGGTGTCAGTGTTTCTCATGATGAAGTTTGTCATCTAGCTAGTCTGATTGGGTGTAAATCTGAAAGCTTGCCATTTAAGTATTTGGGTATACCCATGGGTGGTACTTCCAAGCGGATTTCTTTTTGGGAGCCTAttattacaaaatttaaaaaacggCTTTCGAGTTGGAAGGCTAATCCCATTTCCATAGGTGGCAGGACTACTTTAGATAAAGCGGTTCTCGGCTCTTTAG TCATAGCtggtcttggtggagcatcattagaatcatccgaatcagaatcACTGTCATCATCAGTCCTATTCTCTGGTTGA